A single Oryctolagus cuniculus chromosome 16, mOryCun1.1, whole genome shotgun sequence DNA region contains:
- the LOC138845758 gene encoding olfactory receptor 7A10-like produces the protein MQPGNDTRSLEFLLLGFSEDPALLPLICGLFLSMYLVTVAGNLLIVLAILSDPHLHTPMYFFLSNLSLVDVCFTSTTVPKMLVNIQTQSQAISYAGCITQMFFFLLFVELDNFLLAVMAYDRFMAICQPLHYAVTMNPQLCVQLVLVCWVISVLHALLHSLLVLRLSFCTHLEIPHFFCELNQVIHSACSDTFLNDLILYFVSMLLGGGPLAGILYSYSKIVSSIRAISSAQGKHKAFSTCASHLSVVSLFYGTGIGVYLSSAVTQNPHTTSMASVMYTVVTPMLNPFIYSLRNEDIKRALKRSLEGKP, from the coding sequence ATGCAGCCAGGGAATGATACACGAAGTTTAGAATTCCTTCTCCTGGGATTCTCAGAGGACCCAGCGCTGCTGCCCCTCATATGtgggctcttcctctccatgtacctggtcactgtggctgggaaCCTGCTCATCGTCCTGGCCATCCTATcagacccccacctccacacacccatgtacttcttcctctccaacctgtCCTTGGTGGACGTCTGCTTCACCTCCACCACCGTCCCCAAGATGCTGGTGAACATCCAGACACAGAGCCAAGCCATCAGCTATGCAGGCTGCATCACCCAGATGTTCTTCTTCCTGCTGTTTGTAGAGTTGGACAATTTTCTCCTGGCTGTGATGGCCTATGACAGGTTTATGGCCATCTGTCAGCCTTTGCACTATGCAGTCACCATGAACCCCCAGCTCTGTGTGCAGCTGGTCCTGGTGTGCTGGGTCATCAGTGTCCTGCATGCCTTGTTACACAGCCTCCTGGTGCTGCGGCTGTCCTTCTGCACACACCTGGAAATCCCTCACTTCTTCTGTGAACTGAACCAGGTGATCCACAGCGCCTGCTCTGACACCTTTCTTAATGAtctcattttgtattttgtatctATGCTGTTGGGTGGAGGTCCCCTGGCTGGGATCCTGTACTCCTACTCTAAGATCGTCTCCTCCATCCGTGCCATCTCCTCAGCCCAGGGGAAGCATAAAGcattctccacctgtgcctctcacctcTCTGTTGTCTCCTTATTTTATGGCACAGGAATAGGTGTCTACCTTAGCTCTGCTGTTACCCAAAACCCACACACAACTTCAATGGCCTCAGTGATGTACACCGTGGTcacccccatgctgaaccccttcatctacagcctgaggaatgAAGACATAAAGAGAGCTCTGAAGAGATCTTTGGAAGGGAAACCATGA
- the LOC100347446 gene encoding olfactory receptor 7A17-like yields MASGNDTHIFTFLLLGFSEDSALQPLIFGLFLSMYLVTVAGNLLIVLAILSHPHLHTPMYFFLSNLSFSDIFLTSTIVPKMLVNIQTQSQAISYAGCITQMFFFLLFVELDNFLLAVMAYDRFVAICHPLHYTVIMNPQFCVLLVLATWITTALHALLQSLLVLRLSFCTHLEIPHFFCDLVEVVHSACSDTFLNDLMIYFASVLLGGGPLAGILYSYSKIVSSIRAISSAQGKYKAFSTCASHLSVVSLFYCSGLGVYLSSAAIQNPYSTSMASVMYTVVTPMLNPFIYSLRNEDIKRALKRSLGGKP; encoded by the coding sequence ATGGCATCAGGGAATGATACACACATTTTCACATTCCTTCTTCTGGGATTCTCAGAGGACTCTGCGCTGCAGCCCCTCATATTtgggctcttcctctccatgtacctggtcactgtggctgggaaCCTGCTCATCGTCCTGGCCATCCTCTCACATCCCCAcctccacacacccatgtacttcttcctctccaatcTGTCATTTTCTGACATCTTTCTCACCTCCACCATTGTCCCCAAGATGCTGGTGAACATCCAGACGCAGAGCCAAGCCATCAGCTATGCAGGCTGCATCACCCAGATGTTCTTCTTCTTGCTTTTTGTAGAGTTGGACAACTTCCTGCTGGCCGTGATGGCCTATGACAGGTTCGTGGCCATCTGTCACCCTCTGCACTACACGGTCATCATGAACCCCCAGTTCTGTGTGCTGCTGGTTCTGGCCACTTGGATCACCACTGCCCTGCATGCCTTGTTGCAAAGCCTACTGGTGCTGCGTCTGTCCTTCTGCACACACCTGGAAATCCCCCACTTCTTCTGTGACCTGGTTGAGGTGGTGCACAGTGCCTGCTCTGACACCTTTCTTAATGATCTCATGATCTATTTTGCATCTGTGTTGCTGGGTGGAGGTCCCCTGGCTGGGATCCTGTACTCCTATTCTAAGATCGTCTCTTCCATCCGTGCCATCTCCTCAGCTCAAGGGAAGTATAAAGcattctccacctgtgcctctcacctcTCCGTCGTCTCCTTATTTTATTGTAGTGGACTAGGTGTCTACCTTAGTTCTGCTGCCATCCAAAATCCATACTCAACTTCGATGGCCTCGGTGATGTACACCGTGGTcacccccatgctgaacccctttatctacagcctgaggaatgAAGACATAAAGAGGGCTCTGAAAAGATCTTTAGGAGGGAAGCCATAA